The window GCCCTGCTGCACAGGTGATTTCCATCCCCGGAATGCCGACGAGTCCGTAGTCTGCTGCAACGTCTGCTGCTTCGAGACTCGCGTCTATTTCGTCGTGGTCCGTCACGGCAAGCGCGTCTAATCCGACGGCCGCCGCCTGTTCGAGGAGGAGTTCGACCGGGTCCCGCCCATCGTACGAGAGGGACGAGTGCGAGTGCAACTCGACCGATAACACGAGGTAACCTAACAAATGAGGCTAAAAAAGCGCCCCGGTCCCGGCTCGATAGGTGTGTCTCACTCACGCACGGATACCACCCAAGCGCAGTGATTGAACATTCACCGACACGTGGTATGTTTCCGAGAGTGTCTACGAGAGACGACATACCACCCGAACTGGTCAAAGTGTAAGAACACAGATATAATATGCCAGTGGACAATATTTCGATACGGTGGGGAGACCCGACGAGTGGTGGGCACCACCGGGGAGAAGAACGATGACTGTACGAGACATCGCGCGACCGAAGGACGAATTGGTAACTGCGAAGGTAGACACGCCGGTCGACGAACTGGCGAAGATGATGGAAGACAGGATGGTCGGGTCTGTCGTCATCGCCAACGGCGACGATATCGAAGGCATCGTCACAGACCGTGACATCGCACTCAAGTGCGTCGGGGCGGGCGGCGACCTGAAAGGGATGACTGCGAGCGACGTCATGACAGGCGAACCGTTCACCGTGGATGCGGACCTCGGCGTCTACGACCTGTTCCACCAGATGCGTGAACACGGCGTCCGTCGTGCCCCTATCGTCGACAACGGGAAACTCAGCGGTATCGTCACCCTCGACGATTTGCT is drawn from Haloferax litoreum and contains these coding sequences:
- a CDS encoding CBS domain-containing protein, encoding MTVRDIARPKDELVTAKVDTPVDELAKMMEDRMVGSVVIANGDDIEGIVTDRDIALKCVGAGGDLKGMTASDVMTGEPFTVDADLGVYDLFHQMREHGVRRAPIVDNGKLSGIVTLDDLLVLLEDEMHELSEIIRAGSPPYTPA